The Bombus pascuorum chromosome 5, iyBomPasc1.1, whole genome shotgun sequence genome segment TTCTATTGATACAATATATTGTGTTATCGTATAAAGTGACAAATTGGAacaatttactttttttatttatagatgGAAAATAGTGGTGTAGTACACATGCTCAAAAATCAGAAAACCGAAGATCTCGGTTGCatgtacaaattattttcaagagTTTCGGATGGTTTGCGTACAGTGTGCGATTGTGTTTCTCAATTTCTTAAAGAACAAGGGCGTGCCATGGTTCAGGAAGAACATGAATCGACAACGAATGCCGTTCTTTTCATTCAGAATTTGCTGGATTTAAAAGATCGTTTTGATCATTTTCTTCATTATTCGTTTAACAATGATAAGAACTATAAACAAATGATAGCGTCtgactttgaatattttcttaatttaaatacaaagaGTCCAGAATATCTTTCACTTTTCATTGATGACAAGCTGAAAAAAGGTGTTAAAGGGGTTAGTTATGTTAACtgtatttctataaatagGTACTCATGGTAGGTAATaccgtgaaattttaataaatattatttttctatcattcTGCAAAGGATCGTTTTGTACAAATGAGATACAAGCTTTATATCTTGTACTTTAACTTCTGATCATTAATAATGTAAGTGTAAATAACGTTAATGTTtcttataatacattttagaTGACAGAACAGGAAATTGAAGGTATCTTGGATAAAACTATGGTTTTATTTAGATTTCTTCAGGAAAAAGACGTATTTGAGCGATATTATAAACAGCATTTAGCTAAACGccttcttttaaataaatctgttTCCGACGACAGcgaaaaaaatatgatatccAAACTTAAGGTAACATTCCTACTTctgttcaatttattattactggtattcacaatataatatcaatacgtttttaataaataatattttagactGAATGTGGGTGTCAGTTCACGTCAAAATTGGAAGGAATGTTTAAAGATATAACAGTCAGTAACACTATTATGGATGAATTTAAAGATCACGTCCTTACATCTAATGTAAGCTACATACAGACTACTTataatagttttataaataattaatttttcaattttcatattacagACAAATTTACATGGAGTGGATATAAGTGTAAGAGTTTTAACAACAGGCTTTTGGCCGACGCAATCCGCCACTCCGAAGTGTAGCATGCCAGCTGCCCCAAGAGATGCTTTTGATGCTTTCCGACGTTTTTATCTTGCTAAACACAGTGGTCGACAGTTGACATTACAACCACAATTAGGTCAGTTAACTAGCATCATTCTATCTTTTCTATTAGTGCCTCTTATTTGAACCACTGAAgtagattaatataatctCTTTAGGTTCTGCGGATTTGAATGCTGTATTTCACGGACCACGAAGGGAAGAAAATAGTTGCGGCGGTTTAGATACACCATCGTCTTCAAGTTCTATTGGTAATGGAAGTGGTAGCTTGTATGGTAGTGGAATATCCACTAATGGTAGTATTTTAAGCCAACGTAGTAGCAGTTGTGGAAACACGAGGAAACACATAATCCAAGTATCAACTTATCAAATGTGTGTCTTAATGCTCTtcaacaaaagagaaaaattgacATATGAGGTCAGTGTGAATAGTagcgtttattttttatttcttctacaTTGGACTCTTAATGTTTCACAATTATCTATACAATACATAAAACGTTGCGTAGGAAATTCAAGGTGAAACCGATATTCCAGAGAGAGACTTGGTTAGAGCATTACAATCTCTCGCGATGGGTAAAGCTACACAAAGAGTGTTATTAAAACATCCTCGTACAAAGGAAATAGAACCATCGCATTATTTTTGTGTCAATGACAGTTTTACTAGTAAATTACACAGGTATCCTTACAttaaaattgcattaaaatatatcataattgGTAGTTGTtaacttatttaataatatttcagagTGAAGATTCAAACAGTAGCTGCCAAAGGCGAATCAGAACCTGAAAGAAGAGAAACTCGTAACAAAGTAGATGAAGATAGAAAGCACGAGATAGAAGCAGCTATCGTTCGCATTATGAAAGACAGGAAGCGTATGCCTGTATGTAGTATCACTATTAATtacattgtaatttataattactcCAATATTTTACGCtcttttattccatattttatcttcttttttttagcATAATATACTTGTAACAGAAGTAACAGAACAATTAAGAGGTCGATTTTTGCCGTCGcctgtaataattaaaaaacgtaTTGAAGGTTTAATCGAACGTGAATATTTGGCACGCACGCCAGAAGATAGGTTTGTGTAACAGTTATCTagtatcttatattttattattaattctctaTTATAACtactattatttgttttaatcaATTCAATTACAGAAAGGTGTATACATACGTTGCTTAATGTTCGAATTTAAATGTTGGATCTGTACAAACATGTAAGTAAACTATAATAATGtctatttcaaatattttttcattgtctcattatattttatcgactTGTACGTTATATCATCAGTTTTTCATTGACTCGTtcatcaaaattattatcatttctaGTGTTCTTATACGAACATAATTAAGATGATCACGAACGAGGCATTCCACATCACAACCGTATACAACTCGGACAGATTACTGATTCAACATTCCATTAagttatgataattattcGCATAAatcaattcatattttatgttttaggctttgacaaattttgatatcatctctttattttgaatataattattatatatataatactacgtgttaattttaattctgttaATTCAAAACCTAAAATTTAAAGTATAATTTCATCAAGAAAAAGATCAGTAATTTTATAaggtatattgaaataaattgatgTTGATTGCCTCGAAATTTAAGGAGAGTAGCTACACGTATTTGATAATTGGCTAGTTTGGTGGAAAAGGTTGACATAAAGATAATTgaatgaattataatatatactttcaagtataaaatcaaattttataaataaattctgtaaaattttTGATATCCTCTTCCCTGAGCtcatttcattatatttcaGTTGTAAGTGATTGATTTagctaaatatataaaagtactttctgtaatagaaaattgtaatttaaatttaatagaatttacttgaatatacattatatacacAAATTTGTTAGTAATAGATGGATAGTGAGTTACAATCATTAAAATTGATTCACCCATTCTATGTATCAtgattcaataattttttatgctTGTAAAcctataaatatatctattatcAAAAACAACTTACAATATagcataaattttattaaaccatTAATGTTAAAGAATGATTTCATTTACATTCGTGATTATCTATTATATGTGTACATAAACAATGTGAATGTGTATCTAAGAATATAATTGCCTCATTTTCAgtgtttaattactttattttaatcatttttcatatccttctaaaattttattacgtcCCTCGTTTATCTCCaacaaattctaattttttattgaatcagTTAAAATCTAGAATAAATCacaataaaaaagtaaaacattTGGGAGGTCTCTACAAGATCCACCTCTTCCACCTAGctcaacaattattttattacaattaaattaatccaATTCTTCGTTAAATcgcagaatatttattatagtatgCCAAAAGTGGAATCTACGAATTTGTAACAGATGCGGAGTTTActaatggaattaaaaaaagagtGCGCGCATGAGCTTATATAAAAGACGAAGAACTTAATaaaggaatgaaaaaaaagattatgatTAAAAACTGTATTACCATGAGCTCATGTGTGGGCAAATGAAAAACATGTGAAATgcatcatatttttattttcatttatatctttatttattaatatagagttttaatatttaaacaaaaggTTTTACCTTTTCTTACGCAaactgaataaaaaataaaacccTGTAAAAGCATTCCTTAGTTTTAACACATTTTAAATACAAGAATATCATATTAATTCTGTCCAATCcctttttattccattttctaACATTTCTTGTCAAATAAACACATGTCACAATGATGTGATCCGTTGATACCGCACATGTTATGTGTAGTTGATCACGTCACGAATGCGTTAAATACAATAGTATCTCTTTATTATATACGCATGTAATCAGTGAggtaagatatatttaaaattgtttaaatgctaatattgatatttcagAATTTACAGTTGAATTATTATACAGTGTCATATGCCacataaaataacgaaataatgaagatattaatttaatttttcactgTTTAATAGAGTAATATTACTATAAAAGATAGATATACACGGAAAGTAATTCAATTGTAAATGGATGTGAAAGATTAAGTTACGAATTAATCTTTTGTAttagaagataaaattatattctcaagATAACATTAAGAAAAGTACTCTCAATTAAACTTAAAATCGAAACACGATTACAGTACCAATATGATCAATTtaacaattacaaatattttatgtacatttgtaataattatttaatgtttgTAGATTTGATTGATCTGAATCAAAATTTATCCATAATTTGAAGAGTTAACATGTTTGTAATTTCTTAACATTGAAGGTAAATACATTACTCTATAATGTCATATTTGtcacaatgaaatataattgcCTTGCTTTCAACAGAAAAAAGAGCAGGTGATGTTTTTTATGCTTCTTAAAATCATATGGATCGCATATCCATATAACAACttcaaaatacaaattgtatacaatattatacagttagtttattatatttttactttgctctgaaaaatttgtttatccaCTTTATAAACATTACAATTTGCACATATTAATATCATTGTCAGTAGTTAACCAATACTGTACACATGTATCTTATTCAACTTGCTTTTCATGTAACAGAGAAGTCTATCGTGGTTTGAATTAAATTAGCTGACGAGTGGCAGGCATCATGGTGAGTAAAATTGGTCACTCGTGGTTATTCGTTAGATGATGACGATTCCCGCCTTTTTTCTGCATGCTTTTTTGTGAACTCTTCcgcattttttaaaaacttttttctatcctttaaaaattcttctgcAAGATCTGCCCTTAAAGGATGCTCTGGTTCAGGATCATTTACTAATGCTATCAAAGCTTGTACAACTGTAAATCAATTATGTATTacttattcttttatattacaacAAGAAAACAATGCAAAGAAAATTTAACCTTGGTCTGTTTTTGTAGCTGGTTTCCAGTTTTCAGCACTTATAATTGGTAAGCACACTTGTCCTTTCTCATCCACATTTGgatgatatatttttgttttaaagtttatttttggGGGCTTAAAAGGATACTCTGCGGGAAAGTTTATTTCAATGCGGAATGCTCCTTTATTATATGGTGGATTATCCTAAAACATTTTAAGAAGTAAGAATGACAAGcatttctaaaagaaaaaataacaaaaaagataTATGTCAGATATAATTAGAACTTGTATCATTATGTTACcgattaaattttgaaaacgaCATATACAATCATTCCAATGTTTCCAAAATCAAATTGTAGTACAGCATTGCGTATATCTAACTATAGTTGTCTTTACAAATAGGattaggttaggttagatTAGATTAGATTAGATTTCTAAAATAGAATGGTACATCAAAACATACCGGTAGTATGAGACCTTGCCAAGTGAGTATATTCGATTCATCTACttgaatatttgtaaaatttttcattgccGAAGCTCTTAAATCACCAAGTTCCTAAAAGTGATACAATGGTTATCATCGAAATTATTACTAAAAACTACAATAATCAAAAAAACATTCTTAGAacgaataatgaaaattttaattcatatcattagagaaaattttaaacactttaaggataaatattaacaaataatattgaaagtaTCCAATATTCTATATCATCATGGGAAACTTCGACATCATTTAGAAGATGCTATGAAAATTAATCCTGTTAAACATGTACATGACGAGTGTGTTGAAATGTCGATACTGTATTTTGGAATGTTTTTCACATATTCAATGTACTATCGTTCCTCGTTGACAGAAACTTTGATTTACCTTTTGCAATCTTCTCGTAGCTgccattttgaaaataaatttcactaaAAGTAGTAAAACTTGTCAAGTTCCTTGGTGATGGCTTCACAGCTATTCTGTCTTCGAAAATACCCtagtatttttttatgaaagttTTTCGTAAACGAACATTGAACAAAACACTATAAATTCCCTTTCGTTGGATTTTGTTTTACGGCACTAATTTCTCATCAATACAAATGTAGATTATTTACTGTTAGTCACGAATATGAATTGCTCTCCGTCCTATTCGTTTAACTGTATTGTATTGTACGCGTGCGTGCGTTAGGggtttatacatatgtacatatacatgcgTCAAGTTGGGTAAAGAACCATTATGTTTCAATGTCATTAAAAAAAGCATACTTGATAAAGTTTTTCAATATGTTAGATACTctaagaacaatttttaaattcatcttgtaattatcgataatatattcatgtactatgtatatgtgttatattttgaattaattcaCATATAAAGGTTGTTGCAAAGAATTTTTGACTTCACAGTCTTATGCtgtctgaaatatttttttaatgacatCAACTGGTGTTAattgtcaaattttattaagtaaATTAACTATGGATGGGCTCTGTGataacattgtatattttaatgaaaagttatgaatgtatatattaatttgtatgattaaataataggaaaaattaattccttATAGAAAAAGGTTAATGGTAAGAAATCTATTACTATGTCgaaggaaaatattaatttaccaaAAGCTCCAAATGATCTATGTTTTTCTGAAGTTGATTTTATTCAAGTAAGtcaatattaaaatgtgttttaacgtagaaattcaatttattatgataccttttatattaacaatttctaggaaaatttcaatgttgATACCTTTCTCCAAGAACACAGAAAGAGCACAAAATTAGAAACAATGCGTGATGATCTTGGAATATACTTGAAATTGTTAAGGTCTGCTATGATTGATTTAATCAATCGAGATTATAcagattttgtaaatttatcaaGTAATATGATTGGTTTGGATAAGGCTATAAGTGACTTACAAACACCTTTAGGACAATTAAGGGAAGAAGTAATGGTAAATTCaatgagaaaatatatttataatactaaaatactaaattttaaGTGTTATTagtaatatactttttatgaTAGCAAGTACAGCAGATCCTGGATGACGAAGTTACAGCAATTACTCATAATATGaacgaaaataagaaaacacgAGAATACAAGCGAAGTGTATTCAGCTTACAGCATATTTATAAGTCTTTGAATAAACTTTCAACTATATTGTCTTTAAACACATTCCTTGAAAGTCCTgttaaaatagatattttagaaCAAGCTGCTGCAGAATTTAATCAATTAGGATTTCATATGTCTAGGTGCAAACTGAACATTATCAATGAAAACCAAAAAGTATgcatatctttaaaaaattgaacatagatttattattcttattaatgACAGAaatgttatattgtaatataggTAGCTGAAGAACTTGAACAGTCTTATATGACACACCtcaatgaatttttcttgGCAAGTatacaagaaaaaaattcttttttattaattcgttgCTTAGGAATTTATGTTACACTTGATAAAATAAGTGATGCAGAAGATTTAGTAAGGAAAGAGATTGTTGGTCCATTGattcataacgtaattaatATGGAAAACTTGAAAACTGATTTACTAggtctacaaaatatatacaataggTTACTGAACATTTTAAATGTAGAACTTAAACAATTATTAGACATTACATTATATCCAAATAGGTATGCATTTTATTAAAGCCAAATTATATATGTCATTGtacagaaatatttctaaatctttttttacagACTTTCTGTGAAaggttttaattttttggtgAACAGTTTTTGGATTGatgtagaagaaaaaattgagcaatatataaaatatatctttgctCCTGGAGAtccaatattatttcattcagTAAGTAAGTAAAGTTATACTATAGTaatatagtatgtaacatttcataatttcagAGATATGTAGCAACCCTGgagtttttagaaaaattggaaactgAGTGTATTACACCCGAATCTTTAATTGCATTACAAAAGAATTCGCAATATAAAAACTTTCTGAAAAAGTGGAATTTACcagtatattttcaaattaaatttcaagaaatagcTAGTGCAATTGAGACAGTTTTAACTGAATCAATATCACCAGCATCTGTAAAAGGAACATTGGAATTCCTTACACAAGatgatttttctctttatgCAACTTGTATTATATGGGAAAATCTACAAACCATTTGggataataatgtatatctgCATCAactgtttcataaattttggaaattcagTCTTCAGATATGTGCCAGATATCGAATATGGATTCAAATAGTGCTTAAagaagtatatttaatttaaaaaaataatataatatatgatacttaaacaattaaaaattctaatttttttttatgtaaaggTATGGCcgatagaaaatgaaataagcaACTTAAACAAGGTAGAACATTCCACAAAACTTAACTTCCTAatttgtttgtataaagatgtagaaaaatttgcaaatatactTCCATTTATTTTGGAAATAGCTCGATCGAAATTTAAACAGGAAAGTCCAAGGATATTGACACTACTAAAAGGTTacaacaagaaaaatattaatattatattcttattcaaattttctatatcatTACTTATATGTTTTTTTCGCAGATTCTCTCGATGAAAcgataaagaatttaaaaacaatttggccacaaattacaaaagaaatagTGGATGAATTATTGAAACAATGTGTAATACATTTGAAACAAGTCAGTGATATTCCGAGATTATTTAGACGAACAAAAAGGGATGTACCAACGAAACCATGCtcttatgtaaaaaatattcttgtgTTCCTCCTCAATTTTCATGCAGATTACAAAAAGATAATACCAGATAATGTTAATTATTGGTTGGAATTGGCTCTTTCTGAGTTAACTGAACAgtaaggaaaaaagaaatagttattattgaaaattataacatttgtaaaattttgttatattgaATTGTTGCAGTTATCTAGCTTCTGTAACAGACGTATTAACTTCAGTGCAAAAAACTGAAGAGAGTTTAAgaagattgaaaaaaatacGCGACAAATCCACGGGGTCCCTTACTTCCGAAGTTCAAGGAATCAGCGATGatgaaaaaatacgaattcAGTTACAAGTTGATGTACAAGCTTATGCTAATATGGTAAAATCTAttgtcaaataatttatttttcaccatgtaaaaattgtttcattatacatataaattatatttcagatTACAGAAATGcagatttcaatttcaaatgtGCTTTATATGAAAGAATTGCTACACGCTGTTGAAACCGCAATCAAAAGATAATATTgcttttttctctatttccttaatttttaaataaactaatttaaACTCTCTTATTTTATGTCATTTATTAGTTGTAATAACACAGTATTTGTATATGTAGATTTGTCTGTATATCATTTAACATTTCTCTTAtcctttttttccattttttgactcgtgaaattttgaagaaCAAGTGTCcaaatctttaaatttaacagacatttaatgtattatttacatagaagtatttatattacagTCGTACTTATGATCTAGCTGCTCGATTatgaaatatggaattttCCTTATAATAAGCTCTGATCCCAAGAATCACTTTGTGGTAATTCAATAGTAGTTATTGAATCTTGGTGGGGATAAGTCGGATGCCACCAATCTAGAATTTGATAGCTAACAACATCATTTAAAATAACTTGATTTGTTAATGTATTAGGGACATCTGATGTTCCAAATCCGAGTTGTAATCGATGATCTTTAAAACCGGGCATCAAAGTCATCGATACTGATTGCAAAATCAAGCCAATTACTGGTGGCAACatactatattttaaacaagttacctataaattgtacaatattgCATAAATTGCTATTTACCGTAACAATGCATTATGCATTAGAGATAATTGTCTCATAGTAAAATGAATACCCTGAGTATCTTGCAGCCCTCTTCCAAATTCACAGCTACATCTTCTAACATTTCAAGAAAATCTGTCTTTTTACCATTGATCTTCGTTTTCAGTTTTAATGAATTATCGTTAGCTTTTGGCAACtcttttaatttgaaatagaaataccATCGCTTTTTCCCTtcctaaaaaaaatatcaataagtaatttatgattaattaattttactaaatgATTCAATagtaatattacgtatattgCATACCTTATGCCACATAAGACAGCACTGTCTTTTAACAAGTGAATGTGGCTGATCTTGTCTTAAATAGGACACattatcaatttctttcttcaaggAAAAATAAGTGTAATGTAATGTTCTGATAACACAAGCACGGAGTCCGTGTGTACGAACCATACATTGTGGTTGTAGACGCTCTGGTAAACCAGGAACAAACCTATAGTAACTATATTATGCTTTACTTAATATCCTTAATATCCTATGTATTATCATAATTCTAGATTATTATGTTCTTACATAAAGGAAAACTTACGTCTTGTACAAATGAAACCAAAATTTTCCTGTTGTTACCACATGATAAGAACTTCTACATATTTGAGCAAATTTTCCCACAGCCTCTGGACTAATATATTCAGATATAATAAACCATATATCCAATGGATAATCTACacctaaataatataaaaatataatttgtcctTTATTTCAGGAATTCTTCTTGAATTTTACCGTTTCATAGTTTCTGTTTATTttaccttcttcttcttctgtggTGCTCTCAAAGGAAtttgtctttttgtttcttctttgattTGTTAATGCACctataaaataagattaatttaagtttaattGTTAGCTAAAAATGGAACATGGAAAAATGGAACTTCATAACTGATTATTTCTAAAAGTATCtacctttaatatttttttttgaCTTATTCAAATCACCCAGATTACCTTGATGACTTTCATTCATTTTGCTCCAGAAAGTTTTTTTCTCTGTTGTTGCTTCCTTCACTGTACAGATAGAATTGGATGAAAAGATTTGTTATAGACTATTCATTC includes the following:
- the LOC132907185 gene encoding cullin-3, which encodes MMKSSAMLKKESKMRIRAFPTTMDEKYVESIWALLKNAIQEIQKKNNSGLSFEELYRNAYTMVLHKYGERLYTGLKEVVTHHLENKVREDVLRSLHNNFLQTLNQAWNDHQTSMVMIRDILMYMDRVYVQQHDVDNVYNLGLIIFRDQVVRYGCVRDHLRETLLGMVARERRGEVVDRIAIKNACQMLMLLGINSRQVYEEDFERPFLQQSAEFYRMESQKFLAENSASVYIKKVEARICEESERAKHYLDESTEPRIVEVVEEELIKIHMKTIVEMENSGVVHMLKNQKTEDLGCMYKLFSRVSDGLRTVCDCVSQFLKEQGRAMVQEEHESTTNAVLFIQNLLDLKDRFDHFLHYSFNNDKNYKQMIASDFEYFLNLNTKSPEYLSLFIDDKLKKGVKGMTEQEIEGILDKTMVLFRFLQEKDVFERYYKQHLAKRLLLNKSVSDDSEKNMISKLKTECGCQFTSKLEGMFKDITVSNTIMDEFKDHVLTSNTNLHGVDISVRVLTTGFWPTQSATPKCSMPAAPRDAFDAFRRFYLAKHSGRQLTLQPQLGSADLNAVFHGPRREENSCGGLDTPSSSSSIGNGSGSLYGSGISTNGSILSQRSSSCGNTRKHIIQVSTYQMCVLMLFNKREKLTYEEIQGETDIPERDLVRALQSLAMGKATQRVLLKHPRTKEIEPSHYFCVNDSFTSKLHRVKIQTVAAKGESEPERRETRNKVDEDRKHEIEAAIVRIMKDRKRMPHNILVTEVTEQLRGRFLPSPVIIKKRIEGLIEREYLARTPEDRKVYTYVA
- the LOC132907222 gene encoding ubiquitin-conjugating enzyme E2 L3 — protein: MAATRRLQKELGDLRASAMKNFTNIQVDESNILTWQGLILPDNPPYNKGAFRIEINFPAEYPFKPPKINFKTKIYHPNVDEKGQVCLPIISAENWKPATKTDQVVQALIALVNDPEPEHPLRADLAEEFLKDRKKFLKNAEEFTKKHAEKRRESSSSNE
- the LOC132907186 gene encoding conserved oligomeric Golgi complex subunit 2 isoform X1 gives rise to the protein MSKENINLPKAPNDLCFSEVDFIQENFNVDTFLQEHRKSTKLETMRDDLGIYLKLLRSAMIDLINRDYTDFVNLSSNMIGLDKAISDLQTPLGQLREEVMQVQQILDDEVTAITHNMNENKKTREYKRSVFSLQHIYKSLNKLSTILSLNTFLESPVKIDILEQAAAEFNQLGFHMSRCKLNIINENQKVAEELEQSYMTHLNEFFLASIQEKNSFLLIRCLGIYVTLDKISDAEDLVRKEIVGPLIHNVINMENLKTDLLGLQNIYNRLLNILNVELKQLLDITLYPNRLSVKGFNFLVNSFWIDVEEKIEQYIKYIFAPGDPILFHSRYVATLEFLEKLETECITPESLIALQKNSQYKNFLKKWNLPVYFQIKFQEIASAIETVLTESISPASVKGTLEFLTQDDFSLYATCIIWENLQTIWDNNVYLHQLFHKFWKFSLQICARYRIWIQIVLKEVWPIENEISNLNKVEHSTKLNFLICLYKDVEKFANILPFILEIARSKFKQESPRILTLLKDSLDETIKNLKTIWPQITKEIVDELLKQCVIHLKQVSDIPRLFRRTKRDVPTKPCSYVKNILVFLLNFHADYKKIIPDNVNYWLELALSELTEHYLASVTDVLTSVQKTEESLRRLKKIRDKSTGSLTSEVQGISDDEKIRIQLQVDVQAYANMITEMQISISNVLYMKELLHAVETAIKR
- the LOC132907186 gene encoding conserved oligomeric Golgi complex subunit 2 isoform X2; this translates as MSKENINLPKAPNDLCFSEVDFIQENFNVDTFLQEHRKSTKLETMRDDLGIYLKLLRSAMIDLINRDYTDFVNLSSNMIGLDKAISDLQTPLGQLREEVMQVQQILDDEVTAITHNMNENKKTREYKRSVFSLQHIYKSLNKLSTILSLNTFLESPVKIDILEQAAAEFNQLGFHMSRCKLNIINENQKVAEELEQSYMTHLNEFFLASIQEKNSFLLIRCLGIYVTLDKISDAEDLVRKEIVGPLIHNVINMENLKTDLLGLQNIYNRLLNILNVELKQLLDITLYPNRLSVKGFNFLVNSFWIDVEEKIEQYIKYIFAPGDPILFHSVNSLDETIKNLKTIWPQITKEIVDELLKQCVIHLKQVSDIPRLFRRTKRDVPTKPCSYVKNILVFLLNFHADYKKIIPDNVNYWLELALSELTEHYLASVTDVLTSVQKTEESLRRLKKIRDKSTGSLTSEVQGISDDEKIRIQLQVDVQAYANMITEMQISISNVLYMKELLHAVETAIKR
- the LOC132907203 gene encoding putative transmembrane protein 183BP isoform X2 — translated: MPILRKKSNKKVNAENGNDNLIGDITIDDFANSSRTHTRFKKAVINVSSEVKEATTEKKTFWSKMNESHQGNLGDLNKSKKNIKGALTNQRRNKKTNSFESTTEEEEGVDYPLDIWFIISEYISPEAVGKFAQICRSSYHVVTTGKFWFHLYKTFVPGLPERLQPQCMVRTHGLRACVIRTLHYTYFSLKKEIDNVSYLRQDQPHSLVKRQCCLMWHKEGKKRWYFYFKLKELPKANDNSLKLKTKINGKKTDFLEMLEDVAVNLEEGCKILRVTCLKYSMLPPVIGLILQSVSMTLMPGFKDHRLQLGFGTSDVPNTLTNQVILNDVVSYQILDWWHPTYPHQDSITTIELPQSDSWDQSLL
- the LOC132907203 gene encoding putative transmembrane protein 183BP isoform X1, with the translated sequence MPILRKKSNKKVNAENGNDNLIGDITIDDFANSSRTHTRFKKAVINVSSEVKEATTEKKTFWSKMNESHQGNLGDLNKSKKNIKGALTNQRRNKKTNSFESTTEEEEGVDYPLDIWFIISEYISPEAVGKFAQICRSSYHVVTTGKFWFHLYKTYYRFVPGLPERLQPQCMVRTHGLRACVIRTLHYTYFSLKKEIDNVSYLRQDQPHSLVKRQCCLMWHKEGKKRWYFYFKLKELPKANDNSLKLKTKINGKKTDFLEMLEDVAVNLEEGCKILRVTCLKYSMLPPVIGLILQSVSMTLMPGFKDHRLQLGFGTSDVPNTLTNQVILNDVVSYQILDWWHPTYPHQDSITTIELPQSDSWDQSLL
- the LOC132907203 gene encoding putative transmembrane protein 183BP isoform X3, producing the protein MNESHQGNLGDLNKSKKNIKGALTNQRRNKKTNSFESTTEEEEGVDYPLDIWFIISEYISPEAVGKFAQICRSSYHVVTTGKFWFHLYKTYYRFVPGLPERLQPQCMVRTHGLRACVIRTLHYTYFSLKKEIDNVSYLRQDQPHSLVKRQCCLMWHKEGKKRWYFYFKLKELPKANDNSLKLKTKINGKKTDFLEMLEDVAVNLEEGCKILRVTCLKYSMLPPVIGLILQSVSMTLMPGFKDHRLQLGFGTSDVPNTLTNQVILNDVVSYQILDWWHPTYPHQDSITTIELPQSDSWDQSLL